A region from the Muribaculum gordoncarteri genome encodes:
- a CDS encoding nucleotide sugar dehydrogenase gives MYCKDFNLYEKLKEHKASVAVLGLGYVGFPLAIEFAKRFRTIGYDISSERIEELQGTFEEAIDITFTSNAADISDASLYVISVPTPIDENKNPDLNQLLESSTVVGKCLKPGNFVVYESTVYPGCTEDKCIPVLEKESGLVCGDDFKVGYTPERINPNDAKHTLTNTVKIVSACDDEALDCIANIYNNIVDAGVELVSCIKVAEASKVLENTQRNVNIALMNEMAMLFSAMDIDMTEVLKAASTKWNFVNYSPGLVGGHCIPVAPWFLVSAALERNIDMRLVKMSSLVNDDMASFIVQESLKRIDTIVKSAEQPIRALVMGYAYKENIDDIRNTLVEPIVKQLEEASMEVDIVDPFVNPTKAKAMYGRDLKLDPEAPYDLIIVTVAHDCYIDLDNDYFMSIARSSKSLLVDIRGIYKNKVKTLNYYSL, from the coding sequence ATGTATTGTAAAGACTTTAATCTATATGAAAAGCTCAAAGAGCATAAGGCTTCAGTTGCAGTTTTGGGACTCGGTTATGTTGGATTTCCGTTGGCAATTGAATTTGCGAAGCGTTTTCGTACAATAGGCTATGATATAAGTTCGGAGCGTATAGAAGAATTGCAAGGAACATTTGAAGAAGCTATTGACATAACTTTCACATCAAATGCTGCTGATATTTCGGATGCTTCATTATATGTGATTTCTGTTCCAACTCCTATTGATGAGAATAAAAATCCAGATTTGAACCAATTACTTGAATCAAGTACCGTTGTTGGAAAATGTCTTAAGCCCGGGAATTTTGTCGTATATGAATCTACTGTTTATCCTGGATGTACTGAGGATAAATGCATACCTGTATTGGAAAAGGAGTCAGGCCTTGTTTGTGGTGATGACTTTAAAGTAGGGTATACACCTGAACGTATAAATCCAAATGACGCGAAACATACACTGACTAATACTGTTAAAATTGTGAGTGCTTGTGATGATGAAGCGTTGGATTGTATTGCCAATATATACAATAATATTGTGGATGCAGGAGTTGAATTAGTGTCTTGTATAAAGGTTGCAGAGGCATCAAAAGTGCTTGAGAATACTCAGCGTAATGTCAATATCGCATTGATGAACGAGATGGCGATGCTATTTTCTGCTATGGATATCGATATGACAGAAGTTTTGAAAGCTGCATCGACTAAATGGAATTTTGTAAATTATTCTCCGGGACTGGTGGGTGGTCATTGCATACCTGTCGCTCCTTGGTTTTTAGTGTCTGCTGCATTGGAACGGAATATTGACATGAGGCTTGTAAAAATGAGTAGTTTAGTCAATGACGATATGGCGTCATTCATTGTTCAGGAATCGCTTAAACGTATTGATACCATTGTTAAAAGCGCTGAACAACCGATAAGAGCATTGGTAATGGGATATGCTTATAAAGAAAATATTGACGATATACGCAATACGCTTGTGGAGCCTATTGTTAAGCAATTGGAAGAAGCCTCTATGGAGGTTGACATTGTAGATCCATTTGTTAATCCGACCAAAGCAAAAGCCATGTATGGTCGTGACTTGAAATTAGATCCTGAAGCTCCTTATGACTTGATAATAGTGACAGTTGCTCATGATTGTTATATAGATCTTGATAATGATTATTTTATGTCCATTGCACGTAGCAGTAAATCATTGCTTGTAGACATAAGGGGAATATATAAAAATAAGGTAAAAACATTGAATTACTATAGTTTATAA
- a CDS encoding acyltransferase — protein MIDTYIHPTAVIDNGAIIGNGCHIWHFVHIMEGAVLGNSCNIGQNVMIAGSAIIGNNVKIQNNVSVYDGVICEDDVFLGPSCVFTNVRNPRSEFPRKGKYESTIVHRGATIGANATIVCGVEIGKYAFIGAGAVVTDSVPDYAIVMGVPARCKGWMCKCGHRLEFNKYDVAICSESGHRYCKFKDNVYVL, from the coding sequence ATGATTGATACATATATTCATCCCACTGCTGTTATAGACAATGGCGCTATTATAGGTAATGGATGTCATATTTGGCATTTTGTGCATATCATGGAAGGTGCCGTATTGGGAAATTCATGCAATATAGGTCAGAATGTCATGATAGCCGGTAGTGCGATAATAGGTAATAATGTAAAGATTCAGAATAATGTATCGGTGTATGATGGTGTCATTTGTGAAGACGATGTATTCTTAGGCCCTTCATGCGTATTCACGAATGTGAGAAATCCGAGGAGCGAATTCCCCCGTAAAGGGAAATACGAGTCTACGATTGTGCATCGTGGTGCAACGATAGGGGCCAATGCCACTATTGTATGTGGTGTAGAGATTGGCAAGTATGCTTTTATAGGTGCAGGTGCAGTAGTGACTGATTCTGTTCCCGATTATGCAATTGTTATGGGTGTGCCTGCTCGCTGTAAAGGATGGATGTGTAAATGTGGGCATCGACTTGAATTCAACAAGTACGATGTCGCTATATGTTCAGAGTCGGGACACCGATATTGTAAATTTAAAGATAATGTCTATGTATTGTAA
- a CDS encoding DegT/DnrJ/EryC1/StrS family aminotransferase → MKKEIDSAIMGVVASSDFIKGAEVALLEEELAEYIGVRHCITCGNGTDALILSLMAMDLMPGDEVIVPSFAFASIVEGVLLLGGVPVFADVDNTTFNIDVKSVERVISDRTKAIVPVHLFGQPCNMSDLMEISRSHKIMVIEDNAQSFGALCRMNSGKEIYAGGIGDIGYTSFFPTKMLGCYGDGGAVFTNSDILAKRVRELSNHGQCYKYMHEMIGFNSRLDTMQAAVLRVKLKHLSQSIRGRRMLAEHYSKLLSDIEDIELPVEVNYGKHVYHQYTIKIKPSMRDELKEMLMTRGIQSMVYYPMPLFEQPAYWGKGLCDPEMNICHSLCKSVLSLPMYGELTYGQQDEIAYAVKAYFNNHNVYKS, encoded by the coding sequence ATGAAGAAAGAGATTGACAGTGCCATAATGGGTGTTGTTGCATCATCTGATTTTATAAAGGGAGCTGAGGTTGCATTGCTTGAGGAGGAATTGGCCGAATATATAGGTGTCAGGCATTGCATAACATGTGGTAACGGCACTGATGCATTGATACTTTCTCTTATGGCTATGGATTTAATGCCCGGCGATGAAGTTATTGTTCCGTCATTTGCATTTGCTTCTATTGTAGAAGGTGTGCTATTGCTTGGAGGTGTGCCTGTTTTTGCCGATGTTGATAATACAACTTTCAATATTGATGTTAAAAGCGTTGAGAGGGTAATATCGGATAGGACAAAGGCGATAGTTCCGGTTCATTTATTTGGACAGCCGTGCAATATGTCGGATTTGATGGAAATATCTCGTAGCCATAAAATAATGGTTATTGAGGATAATGCACAATCATTCGGCGCATTATGCCGTATGAACTCCGGAAAAGAAATTTATGCGGGTGGAATTGGTGATATAGGTTATACCTCATTTTTCCCGACAAAAATGCTTGGATGCTATGGTGATGGTGGTGCTGTATTTACAAATAGTGATATTCTGGCCAAACGTGTGAGAGAATTATCCAACCATGGGCAATGTTATAAATATATGCATGAAATGATAGGTTTTAATTCTCGTCTTGACACTATGCAGGCCGCTGTGTTAAGGGTTAAATTAAAGCATTTGTCACAATCTATAAGAGGACGCAGGATGTTAGCCGAACACTATTCGAAACTGCTGAGTGATATAGAGGATATTGAGCTGCCGGTTGAAGTTAATTACGGTAAACATGTTTATCATCAGTACACGATCAAGATTAAGCCATCTATGCGTGATGAACTTAAAGAAATGCTGATGACCCGAGGAATACAATCAATGGTCTATTATCCTATGCCACTGTTTGAACAGCCGGCATACTGGGGTAAAGGGTTGTGTGATCCTGAAATGAATATTTGTCATTCTCTATGTAAATCGGTTTTATCATTACCTATGTATGGTGAACTTACATATGGCCAACAAGATGAAATAGCTTATGCAGTGAAAGCGTATTTTAATAACCATAATGTGTATAAATCATGA
- a CDS encoding Gfo/Idh/MocA family protein, which produces MIENINKRFAIIGIAGYIALRHLKAIKSLGQNVVSAHDLFDSVGVIDSYFPDAYFTTSFNSFMHSIHENNVDYLTVCTPNYLHCPHTLAGLEAGVDVICEKPLALTFEELNRMDECRKSFGHDIWTILQLRLHPEIMKLKQEVFNSDKNKFHDVDLAYITPRGRWYAESWKGDLLKSGGLVTNIGVHFIDMLHWIFGPANNVNVHYSSEDCVAGYLELENARVRFFLSINPQHRPDVTDDKMSPYRQIVVDGKCIDFTGGFTDLHRQSYFEIINGSGFSIDDVKTTIYTLETIRNAGISTLNREYHPLLYRLRL; this is translated from the coding sequence GTGATAGAAAATATTAATAAACGTTTTGCAATTATCGGTATTGCTGGATACATTGCTTTAAGACATTTGAAAGCCATTAAGTCATTGGGCCAAAATGTAGTGTCAGCCCATGATTTATTTGACAGCGTCGGTGTGATTGACAGTTATTTCCCTGACGCTTATTTCACTACAAGCTTCAATTCGTTTATGCATAGTATTCATGAAAATAATGTTGATTACCTTACTGTTTGTACGCCAAACTATCTGCATTGTCCTCATACATTAGCAGGACTTGAAGCCGGAGTTGATGTTATATGCGAAAAACCGTTGGCTTTAACTTTTGAAGAATTAAATAGAATGGATGAATGTCGTAAGTCGTTCGGGCATGATATATGGACGATATTGCAATTAAGGCTTCATCCTGAGATTATGAAGTTGAAACAGGAAGTTTTTAATTCAGACAAAAATAAATTCCATGATGTGGATTTGGCCTACATTACTCCACGTGGTCGTTGGTATGCCGAGTCATGGAAAGGTGACCTGTTGAAGAGTGGTGGGTTGGTGACAAACATAGGTGTTCATTTTATAGATATGCTTCATTGGATATTTGGCCCGGCCAATAATGTCAATGTTCATTATTCGTCTGAAGATTGTGTCGCCGGATATTTGGAATTAGAAAATGCAAGGGTGCGATTCTTTTTGAGCATAAATCCACAACATAGACCTGATGTAACAGATGACAAAATGTCGCCTTATAGGCAAATTGTTGTAGATGGGAAGTGCATTGATTTTACCGGTGGATTTACTGATTTACATAGACAGAGTTACTTTGAGATAATCAATGGTTCGGGATTTTCCATAGATGATGTAAAGACAACAATTTATACACTTGAAACTATCCGTAATGCCGGAATATCTACATTGAACAGAGAGTATCATCCACTTTTATATCGTTTGCGGTTATGA
- a CDS encoding DUF4924 family protein, whose product MYIASQKRKENIAEYLLYMWQIEDLIRANGLDLDKIKSNVIDKYQLSEPQIKEMTEWYESLIDMMRRENVQQKGHLQLNKNVILQLDDLHHALLKDPKFAEYGAEFYKTLPFIVELRAKQGDEKLDEIETCFAALYGTLMLRLQGKELSADTLKAITQISRFIAMLAHYYKLDSEDKLWNDND is encoded by the coding sequence ATGTATATAGCTTCTCAGAAACGAAAAGAAAACATAGCGGAATATCTGCTATACATGTGGCAGATAGAGGACCTGATCCGCGCTAACGGTCTTGACCTTGACAAGATAAAAAGCAATGTGATCGACAAATACCAGCTGTCGGAACCGCAAATAAAGGAGATGACTGAATGGTATGAATCGCTAATCGACATGATGAGGCGCGAGAATGTGCAGCAAAAAGGACACCTGCAACTAAACAAAAACGTAATCCTGCAGCTCGATGACCTGCATCACGCACTGCTCAAAGACCCGAAGTTTGCCGAATACGGAGCCGAATTTTACAAGACACTGCCCTTCATCGTAGAGCTTCGAGCCAAGCAAGGCGATGAAAAGCTCGATGAAATCGAAACCTGCTTTGCCGCCCTTTACGGCACATTGATGCTGCGACTACAGGGTAAAGAGCTGTCGGCCGACACGCTCAAGGCCATCACTCAGATATCGCGATTCATCGCCATGCTCGCCCACTACTACAAGCTCGACTCCGAAGATAAGCTTTGGAATGACAACGATTAG
- the rfbD gene encoding dTDP-4-dehydrorhamnose reductase, whose protein sequence is MKVLVTGCNGQLGHEMRNILEKEMPGKTIYTDIKELDLTDGDAVKSFVEKNEITHIVNCAAYTAVDRAEEDKALCHQINVDAVRNLANAASATGAKVVHISTDYVFDGKAYRPYSESDKVNPMSHYGTTKRQGETALIALAPDSVIVRTAWLYSPYGNNFVKTMIRLGRERKELRVVVDQIGSPTYAADLAAAVYKIIESHQWVPGIYHFTNSGVASWYDFTKAIHRIAGVTDCKVIPIPTEDYPTAASRPFYSVLNTHRLRTTYNVEIPYWVDSLEKCIARLKEEESNN, encoded by the coding sequence ATGAAAGTTTTAGTAACCGGATGCAACGGACAGCTTGGTCATGAGATGCGGAACATCCTTGAAAAAGAGATGCCCGGCAAAACCATCTACACTGACATCAAAGAACTCGACCTCACTGACGGTGACGCAGTAAAAAGCTTTGTCGAGAAAAACGAGATTACCCACATTGTCAATTGCGCAGCCTACACAGCTGTCGACAGAGCCGAGGAAGACAAGGCCCTTTGTCATCAAATCAATGTGGATGCAGTGCGTAACCTCGCCAACGCTGCAAGCGCTACCGGAGCCAAGGTTGTACACATTTCCACCGATTATGTGTTTGACGGCAAAGCCTATCGTCCCTACAGCGAAAGCGACAAGGTAAATCCCATGTCACATTACGGAACCACCAAGCGCCAGGGCGAAACAGCGCTCATCGCATTGGCCCCCGACAGCGTAATCGTGCGCACAGCATGGCTCTACTCTCCCTACGGCAACAACTTCGTAAAGACCATGATACGCCTCGGTCGCGAACGCAAGGAGTTGCGCGTGGTTGTCGACCAGATAGGATCGCCCACCTACGCAGCCGATCTCGCAGCAGCCGTTTACAAGATAATCGAGTCGCATCAGTGGGTTCCCGGAATCTATCACTTCACCAATTCAGGTGTAGCATCGTGGTATGACTTCACAAAAGCCATACACCGCATAGCAGGTGTGACCGACTGCAAAGTCATCCCCATTCCCACCGAGGACTACCCCACCGCGGCATCGCGTCCGTTCTACAGCGTGCTCAACACCCATCGACTGAGAACCACCTACAACGTGGAGATACCCTATTGGGTCGACAGCCTCGAAAAGTGCATCGCACGCCTGAAGGAAGAAGAGAGCAACAACTAA
- a CDS encoding peptide chain release factor 3, whose amino-acid sequence MATLNDEISRRRTFAIISHPDAGKTTLTEKLLLFGGAIHVAGAVKSNKIKKTATSDWMEIEKQRGISVATSVMGFNYGDYKINILDTPGHQDFAEDTYRTLTAVDSVIIVVDVAKGVEQQTRKLMEVCRMRNTPVIIFVNKLDREGRDPFEILDELEAELKIAVRPLSWPINIGAKFKGVYNIYEHSLDLFTPSKTQVTERVEIENVDDPRIDEAVGEKDASKLREDLELIEGVYPELDVNEYLAGKVAPVFFGSALNTFGVKELLDCFVKIAPSPRPVQAEERQVNPEEEPFSGFVFKIHANMDPNHRSCIAFVKVCSGRFERNANYKHIRSGKMMRFAAPTAFMAQKKNIVDEAFPGDIVGIPDTGNFKIGDTLTEGENLHYKGLPSFSPEMFKYIENTDPMKAKQLEKGIQQLMDEGVAQLFVNQFNGRKIIGTVGQLQFEVIQYRLLHEYGATVRWEPLSLYKACWIESDDEEALAAFKKRKHQFMAVDRDGRDVFLADSNYVLQMAQSDFPKIKFHFTSEF is encoded by the coding sequence TTGGCTACATTAAACGATGAAATAAGCCGCAGACGCACGTTTGCAATCATCTCGCACCCTGATGCGGGTAAGACAACTTTGACCGAAAAGCTCCTGCTCTTCGGTGGTGCCATTCACGTTGCAGGTGCCGTAAAGTCAAACAAAATCAAGAAAACCGCGACATCTGACTGGATGGAGATTGAAAAGCAGCGCGGAATATCGGTAGCCACATCAGTGATGGGATTCAACTACGGTGATTATAAAATAAACATCCTCGACACTCCAGGTCACCAGGATTTTGCCGAGGACACCTACCGTACACTCACTGCCGTCGACAGCGTAATCATAGTGGTCGATGTGGCAAAGGGTGTCGAGCAGCAGACACGCAAACTGATGGAGGTGTGCCGAATGCGCAACACCCCCGTAATCATATTTGTCAACAAGCTCGACCGCGAAGGCCGCGATCCGTTTGAGATTCTTGACGAGCTTGAAGCCGAACTAAAGATTGCGGTGCGTCCCCTATCATGGCCCATAAACATAGGTGCCAAATTCAAAGGCGTCTACAACATCTACGAGCACTCGCTCGACTTGTTCACCCCGAGCAAGACTCAGGTCACCGAACGTGTCGAAATCGAAAATGTCGACGACCCGCGCATCGACGAGGCCGTAGGCGAGAAGGATGCATCAAAACTGCGCGAGGATCTGGAGCTAATCGAAGGTGTGTATCCTGAGCTTGATGTCAACGAATATCTTGCCGGAAAGGTGGCACCGGTGTTCTTCGGCTCGGCACTGAACACATTCGGCGTAAAGGAGCTTCTCGACTGCTTCGTAAAGATTGCTCCCTCACCCCGCCCTGTTCAGGCTGAGGAGCGTCAGGTTAATCCCGAGGAAGAACCGTTTAGCGGATTCGTATTCAAGATTCACGCCAATATGGACCCCAACCACCGCTCATGTATAGCATTCGTCAAGGTGTGCTCGGGCCGATTTGAGCGTAATGCCAACTACAAGCACATACGCTCGGGCAAAATGATGCGATTTGCCGCTCCTACCGCATTCATGGCCCAGAAAAAGAACATTGTCGACGAGGCTTTCCCCGGCGACATCGTGGGTATTCCCGATACCGGAAACTTCAAGATAGGTGACACTCTCACCGAAGGCGAAAACCTGCATTACAAAGGATTGCCAAGCTTCTCGCCCGAGATGTTCAAATACATCGAGAACACCGACCCAATGAAAGCAAAGCAGCTTGAAAAGGGCATACAGCAGCTCATGGACGAAGGTGTGGCACAGCTGTTTGTCAACCAGTTTAACGGACGAAAAATAATAGGCACCGTAGGTCAGCTGCAATTTGAGGTCATCCAATACCGACTCCTCCACGAATACGGAGCTACGGTGAGATGGGAACCGCTATCGCTCTACAAGGCATGCTGGATTGAAAGCGACGACGAGGAGGCTCTCGCAGCTTTCAAGAAGCGCAAGCACCAGTTCATGGCTGTAGACCGCGACGGACGCGATGTATTTCTCGCCGACTCAAACTATGTGTTGCAGATGGCGCAGTCCGATTTCCCCAAGATAAAATTCCACTTCACAAGCGAGTTTTAA
- a CDS encoding HAD family hydrolase, giving the protein MKELVIFDLDGTLLNTIADLGIATNYALKKMGFPEHPLSAYPAMVGNGVKKLLCRALPSGFDNDDTVAELRTYFKEYYDEHSADHSVPYPGIPQLLENLRDKGVKIAVASNKYQEAVEKLIGHFFPNLEWAAVEGQKEDVPVKPDPSIVFDILSKSPTPKATVLYVGDSGVDMETARRACVESVGVTWGFRPMTELKEYHADHIVNTADDIFELVNREY; this is encoded by the coding sequence ATGAAGGAGTTGGTTATATTTGACCTTGACGGAACTTTGCTGAATACGATAGCCGACCTTGGCATAGCCACCAACTATGCGCTTAAAAAGATGGGATTTCCCGAGCATCCGCTGTCGGCTTATCCGGCCATGGTTGGCAACGGAGTTAAAAAACTTCTTTGCCGGGCTCTTCCGTCGGGATTTGACAATGACGACACGGTAGCGGAGCTGCGCACCTATTTTAAGGAGTACTATGACGAGCATTCGGCCGACCATTCGGTACCTTATCCCGGAATTCCGCAGCTGTTGGAAAATCTTCGCGACAAAGGCGTGAAGATAGCCGTAGCCTCAAATAAGTATCAGGAAGCGGTGGAGAAGCTGATAGGACATTTCTTCCCTAATCTTGAATGGGCTGCCGTTGAAGGGCAGAAAGAGGATGTCCCCGTAAAGCCCGACCCATCGATTGTGTTTGACATCCTGTCGAAGTCGCCGACTCCTAAGGCGACCGTGCTCTATGTGGGTGACTCGGGTGTCGACATGGAAACGGCGCGTCGCGCCTGTGTAGAATCAGTAGGCGTGACCTGGGGATTCCGTCCTATGACAGAGTTGAAGGAGTATCATGCCGACCATATAGTCAATACGGCCGACGACATTTTCGAGCTTGTCAACAGGGAGTATTAA
- the tamL gene encoding translocation and assembly module lipoprotein TamL produces MSKLSGKLLFRIIGLLAVASLWGCSSTKHVPKGEYLVESVDIKIEDNKDISPVELVNFLRQTPNHKVLGFLKLQLATYNMSGSDTTKWFNRWVRKLGQPPVIYDQALTEASAYQLRQALVNRGYMGTVVEIDTVRRDNKKKIDVTYHITTGEPHYISTINYNLPDSAIAGIVMSDTLSFTVKPGDLLDRNKLDEERIRITELLRDKGYYTFNKEYITFTADTLAGARDVNLTMNLRRPHLSGSDNDSTALHKIYTIRNIIFVTDYNPGQNYGNYDFHALDSVRYRDITVLYGEDRYLRPQVLYDACYMKAGGRYNASEVDRTYEALGRFGILRYVNIDMRQVGAVGDDVMLDAYVLLTRGKKQGISLELEGTNSEGDLGFGVGLTYQHRNLARGSELLTAKFRTSYESLSGDFNGLINNRYMEYAGEVGITFPQFEAPFLSYNFKQKVRATTEFAVSFNYQERPEYTRIIAGAAWKYHWASRQNNLRHRFDLVDINYVYLPRSTIDFINQIAPSNPLLRYSYEDHFIMRTGYSYYRTNKRMIASGALRRYALQPSVFTIRATFEAAGNLLYGISSLTGQKRHEGAYKVFGIQYAQYVKADADYTFTRNFNERSSIAFHAGLGIGVPYGNSSMLPFEKRFFAGGANGVRGWGVRTLGPGSYDAKNSVTDFINQCGDIRLDLSVEYRAKLFWVMEGALFADAGNIWTIHNYENQPGGMFKFNKFYKELAAAYGIGLRLDFTYFLLRLDLGMKAYNPAQNQERWPLFHPRWGRDATFHFSVGYPF; encoded by the coding sequence ATGAGCAAGTTATCGGGAAAACTACTGTTTAGGATTATAGGATTACTGGCTGTTGCATCACTTTGGGGATGTAGCTCGACCAAGCATGTCCCCAAAGGAGAGTATCTTGTCGAGTCGGTCGACATCAAGATAGAGGACAATAAGGACATTTCACCCGTCGAACTGGTCAACTTCCTGCGACAGACTCCCAACCACAAAGTGCTCGGATTTCTTAAACTTCAACTTGCCACCTATAACATGTCAGGCAGCGACACCACCAAGTGGTTTAACCGCTGGGTGCGCAAGCTCGGACAGCCGCCCGTGATATATGATCAGGCACTTACCGAGGCATCGGCCTATCAGTTGCGACAGGCTTTGGTCAATCGCGGTTACATGGGCACAGTTGTGGAAATCGACACGGTTCGTCGTGACAACAAGAAGAAAATCGATGTCACCTATCACATAACCACTGGAGAGCCGCATTATATATCCACAATCAACTACAATCTGCCTGATTCGGCGATAGCCGGGATTGTGATGAGCGACACTCTTTCGTTTACTGTTAAGCCCGGTGACCTCCTCGACCGTAACAAGCTTGACGAGGAGCGCATAAGAATCACCGAACTGTTGCGCGACAAAGGCTATTACACATTCAATAAGGAGTACATAACGTTCACTGCCGACACTCTTGCCGGAGCGCGTGACGTTAATCTCACGATGAATCTCAGGCGGCCTCATCTGTCGGGAAGTGACAATGACTCTACGGCTCTGCACAAGATATACACCATACGCAATATAATATTCGTGACCGACTACAATCCGGGGCAAAACTATGGTAACTACGACTTCCATGCTCTCGATTCGGTGCGTTACCGCGACATTACGGTGCTTTATGGCGAGGACCGTTATCTGCGTCCGCAGGTGCTTTACGATGCCTGTTACATGAAGGCCGGAGGCCGTTATAACGCATCGGAGGTCGACCGTACCTACGAGGCTCTCGGGCGGTTTGGCATATTGCGTTATGTAAACATCGACATGCGTCAGGTGGGGGCTGTGGGCGATGATGTGATGCTCGATGCCTACGTGTTGCTTACGCGAGGCAAGAAGCAGGGTATTTCGCTTGAGCTTGAGGGAACCAATTCCGAGGGCGACCTCGGCTTCGGTGTAGGGCTCACTTATCAGCACCGCAACCTTGCACGCGGCTCGGAACTTCTTACAGCCAAGTTCCGCACAAGCTACGAAAGCCTTTCGGGCGATTTCAACGGACTGATCAATAACCGTTACATGGAGTATGCCGGTGAGGTTGGCATAACGTTCCCTCAGTTTGAGGCTCCGTTCCTCTCCTATAACTTCAAGCAGAAGGTGAGAGCCACTACTGAGTTTGCTGTTTCGTTCAACTATCAGGAGCGCCCCGAGTACACACGCATAATTGCAGGCGCCGCCTGGAAATACCATTGGGCCAGCCGTCAGAACAACCTGCGTCACCGCTTTGACCTCGTGGACATCAACTACGTTTATCTGCCGCGCAGCACTATCGACTTCATAAACCAGATTGCACCGTCCAATCCGTTGCTTCGTTACAGTTACGAGGATCACTTCATAATGCGCACCGGCTACAGCTACTACCGCACCAACAAGCGCATGATTGCGTCAGGTGCATTGCGCCGTTACGCCTTGCAGCCGTCGGTATTCACAATCAGGGCTACATTTGAAGCTGCGGGAAATCTGCTCTATGGAATATCATCGTTGACCGGACAAAAGCGTCACGAAGGTGCCTATAAGGTCTTCGGCATACAGTATGCTCAATATGTGAAAGCCGACGCCGACTATACGTTCACACGCAATTTCAACGAACGCAGTTCGATTGCGTTTCATGCCGGACTGGGCATAGGGGTGCCTTACGGCAACTCGTCAATGCTTCCCTTTGAGAAGCGATTCTTTGCCGGAGGTGCCAACGGTGTGCGCGGATGGGGCGTAAGAACTCTTGGCCCTGGTAGCTACGATGCCAAGAACTCGGTGACCGACTTCATCAATCAGTGCGGTGACATCAGGCTCGATCTCAGCGTGGAGTACAGGGCCAAACTGTTCTGGGTAATGGAAGGCGCATTGTTTGCCGACGCCGGCAACATCTGGACGATACATAACTATGAGAATCAGCCGGGAGGTATGTTCAAGTTCAATAAATTCTACAAGGAGCTTGCTGCTGCCTACGGAATAGGCTTGCGACTTGACTTCACTTATTTCCTGTTGCGACTTGACCTTGGAATGAAGGCCTACAATCCCGCGCAAAATCAGGAGCGTTGGCCGTTATTTCATCCTCGCTGGGGACGCGATGCCACATTCCACTTCTCGGTGGGTTATCCGTTTTAA